Below is a window of Ignavibacteriales bacterium DNA.
TATAAATTTTCTTTAAATACCAACTTGCATCTCTTCTGTATCCAGGAATCACATCGGTTGCATCAAAATTATTCCAGGTATGTGGAAGATCTATTTTTTGCCAGTTACAAACCGATTTAGAGACTTCCGTTACACTCAAACAATTATCCTCTAAGTAATACCAATCGGTATTAATATTATATTCCTGTCTAAAAGGAATATCTTTAATAAAATTTTTTCTATTTTCTGACTCCATTGCTTTTTCTAATGCTTCCATAAAATAATAATCACCCGCCGGAAAGGATTCATCCACCCCCCACTTTTTATGATAATGATAAATCGTGTGTAGTAAAATTCCTTCTTCATTTTTTCTTGAACTAGTTATAAAAGAATATTTATTTGTAAGAGATGAAGTGATTTTGTAAGCAATATCTAAATAATTTTCAGTTAAATCTTTTGATTTAATAAGTTCAGAAAGTTGGAATAAACCAGAAGCAGCGATTGCTCCGGCAGAAGCATCGCGTAAATTGTTTTCGGAATCTAAATCCAAATCCCAAACAGGGATAAAATCATTTGGTAATTTTGATATGAAGTAGTCTGCCATTTTTTGTGATGCATTTAAAAATCTTTCATCGTTGGTATATTTATAAGCAATAGCAAATCCATATATCCCCCATGTCTGTCCTCTTGCCCAAGTTGATTCATCACTAAATCCTTGATGAGTTTTCTTTTCTAAAACTTTTCCTGTCAAAGGATCAAATTCTACAACGTGATAACTGGAAAAATCATCTCTAACAATTTCTTTTAAAGTAGTGAGAGCATGTTTGTATGCAATCTCATACATTTCACGGTTTCCAGTCTTCTCAGCTACCCAGAATAAAAGCTCAAGATTCATCATTGTATCAATTATTATCCAACCAGCTTTATCCGGATCATCGATGGTTCCCCAAGCTCGAATAAAAGATCCCTTGCCACTAAATCTTTTTACCAGCATTTCTGCGGCAATGATTAAAGCATCCAGATATTTTTTTTCACCGGTAAATTCGTATGCATTTTTGCAACTCGGAAGAAAAATAAATCCCATATCATGGGTGTAGTCAATTCCAGAATAGGTTAATAAATTATTAGCTTGTGCAATAGCTAAATTCTTAAATTTTTCATCACCGTTTATCTTATACATATTCCAGAGTTCGCCAGAAAGAAACCCTGATAGCCAATTAATCTTGTTTCGAAATTTCCATGAACCATTTTCTGTATATTCAGGAAATTTATTCCCAATTATTTTTTCTTTCTTAATTAATTGTTCTGATAACTGATCAAGAAAGTTTGAATCACGCAATGTTTTTTGAGAATATGATATATTTTTAATTAGAGCAAAGATTATTAAAACTGATAATATTTTTTTCATAGCAAATTTGTATTTATTAAACTCAATTAAATGTTTTTTAATCATCAATCCATAAAATGGGCTGCCGAATAAAATAATTTCTTATAATTTCATCAACTTTTGGTACAGGATCAAGAGTCATCCATAATGAAATATATTTTTCATCGTTATAAGCCAATCCTGAAAATAATAATGAGGGTTGCCTAACAGGCCAATTATCAAAATACATTACATCTTTTGCATATGCCCAACTTTTCTTATCTAAAATAAATGGGTATATAAATTCCATTGCATTTCGAATGTTTTTATTACCATCCGTATAAAAATTCCAAAGATTTTCATTAACTGATAATATCTTTACAACCATTACCATTGCGTCAAGATTAAATAATGAATAGCCGTAAGGTTTAGTCCTTTCTAATTCTAGCGGAAAACTTCCATTTTGAGCCATTTGCTTCGGTAGCAAATCATTTTTAAAATGATTTGAGCAATACTCCATTTTCTCTAAATCATTTGTAAACTTTGCATATTGCGCTACCTGCATATTCCAGCAAGTGCTATGATTATTTCCGTTATCCCGTTCATCAATTCCAAACTGATCGGTAAAAAGCCATTCATTGTATTTACTAAACCAGTCCTTTACTGCAGTTAATTCTTCCTCAGAAATTAGGTTTAATTTTTCCATAACAATTATTGCTTGTACTATTTCAACAAGATGAATTGTATCAATTATTCCAATCCCTCTTCCGGATGTTATGCCTTTAATAGCTTGTGCATATCTTAAGTTGGGATTCATTCTTGTTTGATTGTTAACAAACCAGGCATTTAAATGTTTTAAGGCATGCTCAACATATACATTATCCTTAGTAAATATATATGCTGCAATTAAAGTTGGTACCTGAATACTAAAATTAATTAAAGCCTGCCTGTGAGAATTGAAATTATTTGGATTAGATAATCCGTCTTTTCGAATATATGGTGCTTCAGGGTCAGAAGGATTTGGCCACCAGTAATCACCTTCAGAATAATAATCGTGTTTACCGCCAAAACTTCTGTCCGCTGGGAAAGATGTAATGGTAATTGGGGTTTCTTTTAAATATAGATTTGCTTCCTTAATAACTCTGTCAGAATCAAGACCTGTTATCACACTTCTAATATTTTGTACCGGAGATTGAGCCCAAATAGAGTTTACGAAATACAACGAAATAAATGTTGTATAAAATAGTATTTGAAGTTTACTATTAATCATTTAGTAAATATTTATTATTTGAGTAACACTAGTTTTTTTGTTGCAACAAAATCTCCGGCCTGCAATCTATAAAAATAAACTCCGTTTGAAAATTCCGATGCATTCAACTTGACATCATAACTTCCAATCTGCTTTTCTTCATTCAATAAAGTGATAATTTCATTGCCAAGTATATCATAAATTTTAATAATTACGCTACTTTTCTGTGGGATAGAATATTGAATTGTTGTGACTGGGTTAAATGGGTTTGGATAATTCTGATATAAAATAAATGAACCAAGATTTAAGCTTATGTTTGAACCTGTTCCGATATCTGTTACAATTTCGTTTGCATATGGTCCAACATCATTAGCAGTTAGTGGTTTTCTTGTGATTGAATCACTTGAGTATTCGTCAGATCCAATATCTTTAAGACCTAATCTTTGTTGTCCATTAAAATCATCCCCCACATAATCATACAATCCAGTAGCACTATCAATTGCTGGACTAGAGCTTGAAATAAAAAACAGTGAGTCTATTTCAGTCAATAAAGGATCAATTTTCTTTATCTGCCCATAACTTGCTGTTATACCTAATACCGCATTTTCCGTTGGAAACATAATATTAGATTCCCATCCCATACTAATTGGTTGAGTATAAATATGGACTAACTCATTCTCCGATCCTTTCACAATGTTATTTACAATTAAATTGTTACTTGGAGCCTTTGAATAGCTGCCATTGTTAGTATATCCAATTTCAATATTGTGCAAATTGTTCACGAAGGTATTGAAAGCGATTACAGTATTTCTGGGTCTAAAATGTTTAGACCAACTAGTTGAAGTGCTGTAGTCAGCATCACCGTTTGTAATCGTTAAAGCCGCGTCCCAAATATTTCCTGTTAATCCCTCGAAATAGTTGTTGTATATTTTATGATCATCACCATAAAATCTTATTCCTCCGGTTCCTGCTTTGCTTTGTCCAAAGAAATAATTTCCGTTAACTGTTGTACGATCACCATGCCTTAAACACAAAGTTCCCTGAGAAGAAACAAAAGTATTATACCGTACTAT
It encodes the following:
- a CDS encoding T9SS type A sorting domain-containing protein, with translation MKIKLLVVITFFLLGQISFARIIQVSTSSSFKSACVNAVPGDTVELADGVYNNIGSITMYNNGTIELPILIKAKNIGLSELKGNSYFDFRQCAYITIQGFLFTSTDATVLKLQASNNIRITRNIFRLVETTSLKWIIIGGVWNDPNAVSYHNRIDHNLFENKYLAGNYITVDGSGDPVYLSSQYDLIDHNHFRNIGPRIVNEMEAIRVGWSELSRSSGFTTIEYNLFENCDGDPEIISVKTCDNIVRYNTFVSSQGTLCLRHGDRTTVNGNYFFGQSKAGTGGIRFYGDDHKIYNNYFEGLTGNIWDAALTITNGDADYSTSTSWSKHFRPRNTVIAFNTFVNNLHNIEIGYTNNGSYSKAPSNNLIVNNIVKGSENELVHIYTQPISMGWESNIMFPTENAVLGITASYGQIKKIDPLLTEIDSLFFISSSSPAIDSATGLYDYVGDDFNGQQRLGLKDIGSDEYSSDSITRKPLTANDVGPYANEIVTDIGTGSNISLNLGSFILYQNYPNPFNPVTTIQYSIPQKSSVIIKIYDILGNEIITLLNEEKQIGSYDVKLNASEFSNGVYFYRLQAGDFVATKKLVLLK
- a CDS encoding alginate lyase family protein, whose amino-acid sequence is MINSKLQILFYTTFISLYFVNSIWAQSPVQNIRSVITGLDSDRVIKEANLYLKETPITITSFPADRSFGGKHDYYSEGDYWWPNPSDPEAPYIRKDGLSNPNNFNSHRQALINFSIQVPTLIAAYIFTKDNVYVEHALKHLNAWFVNNQTRMNPNLRYAQAIKGITSGRGIGIIDTIHLVEIVQAIIVMEKLNLISEEELTAVKDWFSKYNEWLFTDQFGIDERDNGNNHSTCWNMQVAQYAKFTNDLEKMEYCSNHFKNDLLPKQMAQNGSFPLELERTKPYGYSLFNLDAMVMVVKILSVNENLWNFYTDGNKNIRNAMEFIYPFILDKKSWAYAKDVMYFDNWPVRQPSLLFSGLAYNDEKYISLWMTLDPVPKVDEIIRNYFIRQPILWIDD